In Mangrovivirga cuniculi, the following proteins share a genomic window:
- a CDS encoding imelysin family protein: protein MSFLRRVNILIYFIIAAGLFSCSDSESNVDTYDRQGLNFYTAEQIIIPSFQDFSTSTSLLDQSVSSFTDNPSLEGLTTLRANLKNSRLNWQWCSMYNFGPSLNQGLLSVVNEYVIIEADIERNISNEDYQLESLSKANARGFKAMGYLLYGNNLSDEEVVNSFINSQARGQYLKAISDLISIKAKATIDNWSTYLDQYASESKAGTDAGSSLSILINEINKYWETTTRDKKLGIPLGKRSLGTLLPDRTEAYYVGYSTELLSENVKAYKYLFEGRNKEGIAGQLSLSNYLKELGATDVLDNNDLAEVMSTVFQDAIDQAQIVGDPLKSKVETNFDDCDQLYLLLQKQIIFMKSDMPSVMGISISYADNDGD from the coding sequence ATGAGTTTTTTGCGAAGAGTAAATATACTTATATACTTCATTATTGCTGCAGGACTATTTTCCTGCAGCGATAGTGAAAGTAATGTGGATACATATGACAGGCAGGGTTTAAATTTTTATACTGCCGAACAAATCATAATCCCATCTTTTCAAGATTTTTCGACATCTACTTCTTTGCTTGACCAATCGGTTAGTTCTTTTACAGATAATCCTTCACTCGAAGGATTAACTACTCTAAGAGCCAACTTGAAAAATTCCCGGTTGAACTGGCAATGGTGCTCAATGTATAATTTTGGACCATCATTGAATCAGGGGCTACTTTCTGTAGTAAATGAATACGTAATTATTGAGGCAGATATTGAAAGAAATATTTCTAATGAGGACTATCAATTAGAATCTCTTTCCAAGGCTAATGCCAGAGGGTTCAAAGCAATGGGATACCTTTTATATGGAAACAACCTTTCTGATGAAGAGGTGGTAAACTCATTTATTAATTCACAAGCCAGGGGTCAATATTTAAAAGCAATTTCGGACCTCATTTCTATAAAGGCTAAAGCGACTATTGATAACTGGAGTACTTATTTAGATCAATATGCGTCAGAGTCCAAAGCCGGAACTGATGCCGGGTCATCATTATCAATATTGATTAACGAAATTAATAAATATTGGGAAACCACAACACGAGATAAAAAGCTAGGTATTCCTTTAGGTAAAAGAAGTCTTGGAACGTTATTGCCGGATAGAACAGAAGCATATTATGTTGGCTATTCTACTGAATTGCTTTCTGAAAATGTTAAGGCCTATAAATATTTATTCGAAGGAAGGAATAAAGAAGGCATTGCTGGTCAGTTATCATTGAGTAATTACTTAAAGGAATTAGGCGCAACAGATGTATTGGATAATAATGACCTTGCTGAGGTGATGTCGACAGTTTTCCAGGATGCGATCGATCAGGCCCAGATTGTGGGAGATCCACTAAAGTCGAAAGTTGAAACAAATTTTGATGATTGCGACCAATTATACCTATTGCTTCAAAAACAAATAATATTCATGAAAAGTGATATGCCAAGTGTTATGGGAATTAGTATATCCTATGCAGATAATGATGGCGATTAA
- a CDS encoding DUF4856 domain-containing protein — protein MRKLFLPLAFAAVIFGCSEDPVEPVNNLEVPSTYTFERNGQSSVSYSGQTARLNMLSEIKAYAATAHNLEAVDYTKLRNMYSNLESPFQDESLNTSGKQLKNKTAIGEDTEMLAIMEELATISADVAANNTMASEGKSGILYRNADDTKPIIVNGKGWEHVQFIEKGLMGSVFIYQMLNLENGYLGNKINVDNESLVDGKNYTKMEHYWDEAFGYWGVPVDYPVSTLPTEYNRFWAKYTQGVDEHLPVASPLSVAFRTGRAAIVAKDYIARDAQREIILNNMELVIAGTALHYINSVLQNQSAPTGEKFHALSEAYMFIEALKYLPQPYLTVEGINEILNTHLGQDGDFWTVTTEGLNSAKSMLIESYPNLKIVSDEI, from the coding sequence ATGAGAAAATTATTTTTACCACTAGCCTTCGCGGCAGTGATTTTCGGATGCTCAGAAGACCCGGTTGAGCCAGTTAACAACTTAGAGGTCCCTTCAACCTACACATTTGAAAGAAACGGGCAGTCTTCTGTATCATACAGTGGGCAAACAGCGAGATTAAATATGCTTTCTGAAATAAAGGCATATGCAGCGACAGCACACAACCTTGAAGCAGTTGATTACACTAAGCTTAGAAACATGTATTCAAATCTTGAAAGTCCTTTTCAGGATGAAAGTCTGAATACATCTGGTAAGCAATTAAAAAACAAAACTGCTATAGGTGAAGACACTGAAATGCTTGCAATCATGGAAGAGCTGGCGACAATCAGTGCTGACGTTGCAGCTAATAATACCATGGCTTCTGAAGGGAAGTCGGGAATTTTATACAGAAATGCGGATGATACGAAACCGATTATCGTTAATGGAAAAGGCTGGGAACATGTTCAGTTTATCGAAAAAGGTCTAATGGGATCTGTTTTCATTTATCAAATGCTTAATCTTGAAAATGGATATCTTGGAAATAAGATTAATGTAGATAATGAAAGCTTAGTAGACGGTAAAAACTACACAAAGATGGAACACTACTGGGATGAAGCCTTTGGTTATTGGGGTGTTCCTGTTGATTACCCGGTAAGTACTCTGCCAACTGAGTATAACAGATTTTGGGCTAAGTACACACAAGGTGTAGATGAACATTTACCAGTAGCATCTCCTCTTTCCGTAGCATTCAGGACAGGTAGAGCAGCTATCGTGGCAAAAGATTATATAGCAAGGGATGCTCAAAGGGAGATTATATTAAATAACATGGAATTAGTGATTGCAGGTACTGCTCTTCACTACATCAACAGTGTTTTACAAAACCAGTCTGCTCCAACAGGAGAAAAATTTCATGCCCTTTCTGAAGCATATATGTTTATTGAAGCATTAAAGTATCTTCCTCAGCCATATCTGACGGTTGAAGGAATAAATGAAATTTTAAATACACACTTAGGTCAAGACGGAGATTTCTGGACAGTTACTACTGAAGGACTTAATTCAGCAAAATCAATGTTAATTGAAAGCTATCCTAACCTAAAAATCGTTAGTGACGAAATTTAA
- a CDS encoding cation:proton antiporter domain-containing protein, producing the protein MFDLNFWVALGGFAIVAIAAWKIAEFIQSRLGLPRITGLLISGLIAGPFIFNLIPSHSIIRLEYLFDLCLAFIAFAAGNELKIKELRSSGKAIFWQTLGQMVVTFLVSFALIYWLVNNLEVLSEVSSEIKFGVSLLAATIFITRSPEAAIAVVNELRAHGPLTRISMGVIVIKDVLVIMVFAVCFSIVQSLLLGQEFSGWFVLLLCANLIVTITIGYFLGALIDKVLRFNLNFKASGALILFFGFGIFRFTDFVKHVFDYFFHIEVYLEPLLICIVASFQVTNYSRQRLAFSKIIHDLGPYIYLIFFTLTGASVSVDVLLKVWPIALGLFVIRIIALFVGSVSVGRLSRFNWPNTMRSWMPYITQAGVALSLTTESFVVFGEWQQIFSTTMIALIVINQFVGPPLYKYYIQKAGEAHTKGALKGFEGSRDVLIFGNDRQAISLSQVLKENKWNAKIVTLENESLDGITEGFDQVIIPKFNKTYFDALEMEKVESIVLMRNDEENLQICEEVYEKFGIDRIVVKLNDRYFFNKFHELGAKIIEPGTAILSLLDHYVRSPEATSLLLGMQEHQDTIELELVSDELHGMALRDISLPADVIVLSIKRRGHLIISHGYTRLRKGDLVTLVGDKDSLEEVSLRFEKD; encoded by the coding sequence ATGTTTGATTTAAATTTTTGGGTAGCACTTGGGGGTTTTGCGATTGTGGCAATTGCTGCCTGGAAGATTGCTGAATTTATTCAGAGCCGATTAGGACTTCCACGGATTACAGGCCTTTTGATTTCCGGTTTAATTGCAGGACCGTTTATTTTTAATCTTATTCCTTCTCATTCAATTATCCGGCTCGAATATTTATTTGATCTGTGCCTGGCATTTATCGCTTTTGCTGCAGGAAATGAATTAAAGATAAAAGAGCTTCGGTCTTCCGGGAAGGCTATTTTTTGGCAAACCTTAGGCCAAATGGTTGTGACTTTTCTGGTTTCTTTCGCACTGATTTACTGGTTGGTAAATAACCTGGAAGTATTATCTGAAGTATCTTCTGAGATTAAGTTTGGCGTTAGCCTCTTAGCTGCAACCATTTTTATTACCAGGAGCCCGGAAGCAGCCATAGCAGTTGTTAATGAATTGAGGGCACATGGACCTCTGACCAGAATCTCTATGGGTGTGATTGTGATAAAAGATGTGCTGGTTATAATGGTTTTTGCAGTCTGCTTTTCTATCGTTCAATCTTTATTACTCGGTCAGGAATTTAGTGGCTGGTTTGTTCTTTTATTATGTGCAAACCTAATCGTAACTATAACAATTGGATACTTTTTAGGTGCATTGATAGACAAAGTGTTAAGGTTTAACCTGAACTTTAAAGCTAGTGGAGCTTTAATTTTATTCTTTGGATTCGGGATTTTCAGGTTTACTGATTTTGTAAAACACGTCTTCGATTATTTCTTTCATATAGAAGTTTACCTGGAACCTCTATTAATCTGTATAGTTGCCAGTTTCCAGGTTACAAATTACAGTCGTCAAAGATTAGCCTTCTCAAAAATAATTCACGACCTGGGTCCATATATATATTTAATATTTTTTACACTGACTGGTGCATCTGTATCAGTTGATGTTTTGTTGAAAGTTTGGCCGATTGCACTGGGCCTTTTTGTTATTAGGATAATAGCACTTTTTGTCGGGTCTGTATCAGTTGGTCGCCTTAGCCGATTTAATTGGCCTAATACAATGAGGAGCTGGATGCCTTACATTACACAGGCAGGAGTCGCATTATCATTGACTACTGAGTCATTTGTGGTTTTTGGGGAATGGCAGCAAATATTTTCGACAACAATGATTGCCCTAATCGTAATTAATCAGTTTGTCGGGCCTCCATTGTATAAGTATTATATCCAAAAAGCGGGAGAAGCACATACTAAAGGTGCACTAAAAGGATTTGAAGGATCACGAGATGTTTTGATTTTTGGCAATGATCGACAAGCAATTAGTTTATCCCAGGTTCTTAAAGAGAATAAATGGAATGCTAAAATAGTAACGCTGGAAAATGAAAGTCTTGATGGAATTACAGAAGGCTTTGACCAGGTTATTATTCCAAAATTTAACAAGACCTATTTTGACGCATTGGAAATGGAAAAAGTAGAGTCAATAGTGCTGATGAGGAATGATGAAGAAAACCTGCAAATATGTGAAGAGGTATATGAAAAGTTTGGAATAGACCGGATCGTAGTCAAACTCAACGACCGCTATTTTTTCAATAAATTTCATGAGTTGGGAGCAAAAATCATCGAGCCTGGGACCGCTATTTTGTCTCTTTTGGATCACTACGTTCGTTCGCCGGAGGCAACAAGCCTGCTTTTGGGTATGCAGGAGCATCAGGACACCATCGAACTGGAATTGGTTAGTGATGAACTTCATGGAATGGCATTAAGAGATATTTCCCTGCCGGCAGATGTGATTGTTTTATCAATTAAGAGACGAGGGCATTTGATCATATCACATGGTTATACCCGTCTTAGAAAAGGAGATCTGGTAACTTTAGTGGGTGATAAAGATAGCCTGGAAGAAGTCAGTTTAAGATTCGAAAAAGATTAG
- a CDS encoding Lrp/AsnC family transcriptional regulator produces the protein MKLDLTDLRILNALQQNGKLTMKELAASMGLSITPVYERIKYLEKQKYIKKYVALVDRKKIGKEILAFASVTLTSHQRPMIEQFEKEVLPLKEVMECYHMAGVMDYLLKVCVDDMDAYQKFVVNKLAVMENIAQVHSWFILDDIKTDTAVPIHIPD, from the coding sequence ATGAAATTAGATCTAACAGACCTCCGGATTCTTAACGCCCTTCAGCAAAATGGTAAACTGACTATGAAAGAACTTGCTGCCTCAATGGGTTTAAGCATTACTCCTGTTTATGAAAGGATAAAGTATCTTGAAAAGCAAAAATATATCAAGAAGTATGTGGCATTGGTTGACAGGAAAAAGATTGGAAAGGAAATACTTGCTTTTGCGTCAGTGACTCTAACCTCCCATCAAAGACCAATGATTGAGCAATTCGAGAAGGAGGTTTTACCTTTAAAAGAGGTGATGGAGTGTTATCATATGGCTGGAGTAATGGATTATTTACTAAAGGTTTGTGTAGATGATATGGATGCTTATCAAAAATTTGTGGTAAATAAGCTCGCTGTAATGGAAAATATTGCCCAGGTCCATAGTTGGTTTATTTTGGATGATATTAAAACTGATACTGCAGTCCCAATACATATTCCTGATTAA